From one Rhopalosiphum padi isolate XX-2018 chromosome 2, ASM2088224v1, whole genome shotgun sequence genomic stretch:
- the LOC132921937 gene encoding Bardet-Biedl syndrome 7 protein homolog isoform X3, with translation MVSSNCMKVLPISQNDEAEKKTQKIIVGDQEGIVQMFQIRKGKINMLFKTLPLEKITEVCLGGTLGTVQDKIFLSMGTSVRGYTKKGRMFLSFDTGLLESIKCMYVTGNELLVSGKHIFNHFNDCKDISTYLCPEVINSIITLDVIKMQGVMPILACADLCIRILEGSTVKEIFYLSSEPICLHLMKNNGGSYGNELLVGLQSGHVVLLKIEKNASTSILWELITQSKQGAITCIDCYEFNGEDHLLIGRQSGSVEVYSLESHSVPIEKYKYSCSESITSIQGGAIRSFGIPEIVVTTFTGWLFGLTFVDQHIDKEIVLESSNIILNDEKQKILDIRTEVSDLERQVAIERNKYLEFTQKSSRPSVLPYLAIKNSMFLDSENLIYHLIIELEATIDNVLLQCNCLINLIDVENNNNAVVSKSKCKEEDSNKLLITYRCQLNTTKLELKMWSHEGDHGILTAYITPLLQPKCCQVCKFPIKPLLYHQRTKKNIVYQPQSFLTLSGGFSLSEAHLWISNCLPGFPEKPASQENLEYSFESIILDTVLLCAYSRGSINIKTDNITAIAILKDNFSRDATRKNIKLDMTYEISEGSLILMIDAIVSKLKTDIKNDKTLKLINAIKQLSVNPNTNGESLTKEYLLMISNEDKLKKEASQRPSRMQRLQAIMLALFDDWHKLKGLNVKPNSREDLQEALQTSNTLDSLISMFEL, from the exons ATGGTTTCTTCTAATTGTATGAAAGTTTTGCCAATTTCTCAAAATGATGAAGCTGAAAAGAAGACACAAAAA ATCATTGTTGGCGATCAAGAAGGAATTGTTCAAATGTTTCAAATCCGCAAAGGAAAAATTAACATGTTATTTAAAACACTACCTTTAGAAAAAATAACTGAAGTTTGTTTAGGAGGAACTCttg GTACTGttcaagataaaatatttttgtcaatgGGTACATCTGTTCGCGGATATACTAAAAAAGGTCGAATGTTTCTTAGTTTTGATACTGGATTATTGGAATCAATTAAATGCAT gtaTGTTACTGGGAATGAACTTTTGGTATCGGGGAAACATATATTTAACCACTTTAATGATTGCAAAGATATTAGCACTTATTTATGTCCAGAAGTAATTAATAGCATTATAACATTAGATGTAATAAAG atgcAAGGTGTAATGCCTATTCTAGCATGTGCTGATTTATGTATTAGAATACTTGAAGGTTCAACTgtgaaagaaatattttatttgtcatcAGAACCAATTTGTTTGcatttaatgaaaaacaatgGTGGTTCATATGGAAATGAATTATTAGTGGGACTTCAAAGCGGGCATGTTGTACTTCTTAAAAtagaaaa aaATGCTTCTACTAGTATACTTTGGGAACTTATAACTCAATCAAAACAAGGAGCCATAACATGTATTGATTGTTATGAATTTAACGGAGAAGATCATCTTTTAATTGGGCGCCAGAGTGGATCGGTTGAGGTTTATTCATTAGAATCACATTCTGTtcctattgaaaaatataaatat agttGTTCAGAAAGTATAACTTCAATTCAAGGTGGAGCTATAAGAAGTTTTGGTATTCCAGAAATTGTTGTCACAACTTTTACAG gttgGCTTTTTGGATTAACTTTTGTTGATCAACATATTGATAAAGAAATTGTATTGGAATcatcaaacataattttaaatgatgaaaaacaaaaaatattagatataag GACTGAAGTAAGTGATCTGGAAAGACAAGTTGCTATagaaagaaataaatatttggaattCACCCAAAAAAGTTCAAGACCCTCTGTTTTACCTTATTTAGCTATTAAGAAttct aTGTTTTTAGATTCAgaaaacttaatttatcatttaataattgaattagaaGCCACTATTGATAATGTTTTATTGCAAtgcaattgtttaattaatttgattgatgttgaaaataataataacgcagtTGTAAGCAAGAGTAAATGTAAAGAAGAG gacagtaataaattattgattacatACAGATGTCAATTAAACACGACAAAATTAGAATTGAAAATGTGGTCACACGAAGGTGATCATGGaattttaactgcttatattaCACCTTTATTACAACCTAAATGTTGTCAAGTCTGTAAATTTCCTATCAAGCCACTTTTATATCATcaaagaactaaaaaaaatatagt ctATCAACCTCAGAGTTTTTTGACACTATCTGGTGGATTTAGTCTTTCAGAAGCTCATTTGTGGATTTCAAACTGCTTGCCAGGTTTTCCTGAAAAACCAGCTTCTCAAGAAAACTTAGAATATTCTtttgaatcaataatattagatacagTTTTATTGTGTGCTTATAG tcGAGGATCAATAAACATAAAGACTGACAATATTACTGCGATTGCAATCCTCAAGGACAACTTCAGTAGAGATGCtacaaggaaaaatattaaattggacATGACTTACG AAATATCAGAAGGTAGTTTAATATTGATGATTGATGCAATTGTTTCTAAATTGAAAACTGACataaaaaatgacaaaacaTTGAAGCTtattaatgctataaaacaacTATCAGTCAATCCTAATACAAATGGAGAATCACTCACAAAAGAGTATTTACTGATGATTTCCAATgaagacaaattaaaaaaagaagcaTCTCAGAGACCATCACGCATGCAGCGTTTACAAG CTATTATGTTGGCATTGTTTGACGATTGGCACAAATTGAAAGGGTTAAATGTGAAGCCTAACTCACGAGAGGATTTACAAGAAGCTCTACAGACAAGCAATACATTGGATTCATTAATTAGCatgtttgaactttaa
- the LOC132921937 gene encoding Bardet-Biedl syndrome 7 protein homolog isoform X1 — protein MELYRLDYTLLGMVSSNCMKVLPISQNDEAEKKTQKIIVGDQEGIVQMFQIRKGKINMLFKTLPLEKITEVCLGGTLGTVQDKIFLSMGTSVRGYTKKGRMFLSFDTGLLESIKCMYVTGNELLVSGKHIFNHFNDCKDISTYLCPEVINSIITLDVIKMQGVMPILACADLCIRILEGSTVKEIFYLSSEPICLHLMKNNGGSYGNELLVGLQSGHVVLLKIEKNASTSILWELITQSKQGAITCIDCYEFNGEDHLLIGRQSGSVEVYSLESHSVPIEKYKYSCSESITSIQGGAIRSFGIPEIVVTTFTGWLFGLTFVDQHIDKEIVLESSNIILNDEKQKILDIRTEVSDLERQVAIERNKYLEFTQKSSRPSVLPYLAIKNSMFLDSENLIYHLIIELEATIDNVLLQCNCLINLIDVENNNNAVVSKSKCKEEDSNKLLITYRCQLNTTKLELKMWSHEGDHGILTAYITPLLQPKCCQVCKFPIKPLLYHQRTKKNIVYQPQSFLTLSGGFSLSEAHLWISNCLPGFPEKPASQENLEYSFESIILDTVLLCAYSRGSINIKTDNITAIAILKDNFSRDATRKNIKLDMTYEISEGSLILMIDAIVSKLKTDIKNDKTLKLINAIKQLSVNPNTNGESLTKEYLLMISNEDKLKKEASQRPSRMQRLQAIMLALFDDWHKLKGLNVKPNSREDLQEALQTSNTLDSLISMFEL, from the exons atggaGCTTTATAGACTAGATTACACATTGTTAGGCATGGTTTCTTCTAATTGTATGAAAGTTTTGCCAATTTCTCAAAATGATGAAGCTGAAAAGAAGACACAAAAA ATCATTGTTGGCGATCAAGAAGGAATTGTTCAAATGTTTCAAATCCGCAAAGGAAAAATTAACATGTTATTTAAAACACTACCTTTAGAAAAAATAACTGAAGTTTGTTTAGGAGGAACTCttg GTACTGttcaagataaaatatttttgtcaatgGGTACATCTGTTCGCGGATATACTAAAAAAGGTCGAATGTTTCTTAGTTTTGATACTGGATTATTGGAATCAATTAAATGCAT gtaTGTTACTGGGAATGAACTTTTGGTATCGGGGAAACATATATTTAACCACTTTAATGATTGCAAAGATATTAGCACTTATTTATGTCCAGAAGTAATTAATAGCATTATAACATTAGATGTAATAAAG atgcAAGGTGTAATGCCTATTCTAGCATGTGCTGATTTATGTATTAGAATACTTGAAGGTTCAACTgtgaaagaaatattttatttgtcatcAGAACCAATTTGTTTGcatttaatgaaaaacaatgGTGGTTCATATGGAAATGAATTATTAGTGGGACTTCAAAGCGGGCATGTTGTACTTCTTAAAAtagaaaa aaATGCTTCTACTAGTATACTTTGGGAACTTATAACTCAATCAAAACAAGGAGCCATAACATGTATTGATTGTTATGAATTTAACGGAGAAGATCATCTTTTAATTGGGCGCCAGAGTGGATCGGTTGAGGTTTATTCATTAGAATCACATTCTGTtcctattgaaaaatataaatat agttGTTCAGAAAGTATAACTTCAATTCAAGGTGGAGCTATAAGAAGTTTTGGTATTCCAGAAATTGTTGTCACAACTTTTACAG gttgGCTTTTTGGATTAACTTTTGTTGATCAACATATTGATAAAGAAATTGTATTGGAATcatcaaacataattttaaatgatgaaaaacaaaaaatattagatataag GACTGAAGTAAGTGATCTGGAAAGACAAGTTGCTATagaaagaaataaatatttggaattCACCCAAAAAAGTTCAAGACCCTCTGTTTTACCTTATTTAGCTATTAAGAAttct aTGTTTTTAGATTCAgaaaacttaatttatcatttaataattgaattagaaGCCACTATTGATAATGTTTTATTGCAAtgcaattgtttaattaatttgattgatgttgaaaataataataacgcagtTGTAAGCAAGAGTAAATGTAAAGAAGAG gacagtaataaattattgattacatACAGATGTCAATTAAACACGACAAAATTAGAATTGAAAATGTGGTCACACGAAGGTGATCATGGaattttaactgcttatattaCACCTTTATTACAACCTAAATGTTGTCAAGTCTGTAAATTTCCTATCAAGCCACTTTTATATCATcaaagaactaaaaaaaatatagt ctATCAACCTCAGAGTTTTTTGACACTATCTGGTGGATTTAGTCTTTCAGAAGCTCATTTGTGGATTTCAAACTGCTTGCCAGGTTTTCCTGAAAAACCAGCTTCTCAAGAAAACTTAGAATATTCTtttgaatcaataatattagatacagTTTTATTGTGTGCTTATAG tcGAGGATCAATAAACATAAAGACTGACAATATTACTGCGATTGCAATCCTCAAGGACAACTTCAGTAGAGATGCtacaaggaaaaatattaaattggacATGACTTACG AAATATCAGAAGGTAGTTTAATATTGATGATTGATGCAATTGTTTCTAAATTGAAAACTGACataaaaaatgacaaaacaTTGAAGCTtattaatgctataaaacaacTATCAGTCAATCCTAATACAAATGGAGAATCACTCACAAAAGAGTATTTACTGATGATTTCCAATgaagacaaattaaaaaaagaagcaTCTCAGAGACCATCACGCATGCAGCGTTTACAAG CTATTATGTTGGCATTGTTTGACGATTGGCACAAATTGAAAGGGTTAAATGTGAAGCCTAACTCACGAGAGGATTTACAAGAAGCTCTACAGACAAGCAATACATTGGATTCATTAATTAGCatgtttgaactttaa
- the LOC132921938 gene encoding GDP-D-glucose phosphorylase 1 isoform X2 produces the protein MFCYDDKDLIFTTSWKSLSVYSKFDESLKILWREKEDEGLFRYKYKEENVIVLPGKYGFLAVLNIDRGTKRRKPNIFTSVLEPFNDNLFNFTKVNPGEYLFKFNNLSSNNSSDTDDILAINTSPLGDFHSLILPKINSKLPQVINEYSLNIAIQLLLLSASPAIRVGFNSLCAFASVNHLHLHLYYLQYKMYLEYCDIEHFSGPCHKIIDFPSKGFVFVLKSGDLLSNFVK, from the exons ATGTTTTGTTACGACGAcaaagatttaatatttacaacatcATGGAAATCATTGTCTGTTTATTCGAAATTTGATGAATCTTTGAAAATACTGTGGAGAGAAAAGGAAGATGAAGGGCTATTTAGGTACAAATATAAAGAAGAAAATGTGATTGTATTGCCTGGAAAGTATGGGTTTCTTGCAGtt cTGAACATCGATAGAGGTACTAAACGTCGTAAACCAAACATATTTACAAGTGTATTAGAACCTTTTAATGACAATTTGTTCAATTTTACCAAAGTTAATCCAGgagaatatttattcaaatttaataatttatcaagtaaTAATTCTTCTG ATACAGATGATATCTTAGCAATAAATACAAGTCCTTTGGGAGATTTTCATTCATTAATTTTACCAAAAATCAATAGTAAACTACCACaagttattaatgaatatagtttaaatattgcaATTCAATTGTTACTGCTAAGTGCATCTCC GGCAATACGCGTTGGATTTAATAGTTTATGTGCTTTTGCTTCAGTGAACCATCTTCATTTACATTTGTATtacttacaatataaaatgtaccttgAGTATTGT gaCATAGAACATTTTAGTGGTCCTTGTCATAAGATTATAGATTTTCCTTCCAAAGGATTTGTATTTGTACTTAAAAGTGGTGACTTGCTGTCCAATTTCGtcaagtaa
- the LOC132921937 gene encoding Bardet-Biedl syndrome 7 protein homolog isoform X4, which yields MKYVTGNELLVSGKHIFNHFNDCKDISTYLCPEVINSIITLDVIKMQGVMPILACADLCIRILEGSTVKEIFYLSSEPICLHLMKNNGGSYGNELLVGLQSGHVVLLKIEKNASTSILWELITQSKQGAITCIDCYEFNGEDHLLIGRQSGSVEVYSLESHSVPIEKYKYSCSESITSIQGGAIRSFGIPEIVVTTFTGWLFGLTFVDQHIDKEIVLESSNIILNDEKQKILDIRTEVSDLERQVAIERNKYLEFTQKSSRPSVLPYLAIKNSMFLDSENLIYHLIIELEATIDNVLLQCNCLINLIDVENNNNAVVSKSKCKEEDSNKLLITYRCQLNTTKLELKMWSHEGDHGILTAYITPLLQPKCCQVCKFPIKPLLYHQRTKKNIVYQPQSFLTLSGGFSLSEAHLWISNCLPGFPEKPASQENLEYSFESIILDTVLLCAYSRGSINIKTDNITAIAILKDNFSRDATRKNIKLDMTYEISEGSLILMIDAIVSKLKTDIKNDKTLKLINAIKQLSVNPNTNGESLTKEYLLMISNEDKLKKEASQRPSRMQRLQAIMLALFDDWHKLKGLNVKPNSREDLQEALQTSNTLDSLISMFEL from the exons ATGAA gtaTGTTACTGGGAATGAACTTTTGGTATCGGGGAAACATATATTTAACCACTTTAATGATTGCAAAGATATTAGCACTTATTTATGTCCAGAAGTAATTAATAGCATTATAACATTAGATGTAATAAAG atgcAAGGTGTAATGCCTATTCTAGCATGTGCTGATTTATGTATTAGAATACTTGAAGGTTCAACTgtgaaagaaatattttatttgtcatcAGAACCAATTTGTTTGcatttaatgaaaaacaatgGTGGTTCATATGGAAATGAATTATTAGTGGGACTTCAAAGCGGGCATGTTGTACTTCTTAAAAtagaaaa aaATGCTTCTACTAGTATACTTTGGGAACTTATAACTCAATCAAAACAAGGAGCCATAACATGTATTGATTGTTATGAATTTAACGGAGAAGATCATCTTTTAATTGGGCGCCAGAGTGGATCGGTTGAGGTTTATTCATTAGAATCACATTCTGTtcctattgaaaaatataaatat agttGTTCAGAAAGTATAACTTCAATTCAAGGTGGAGCTATAAGAAGTTTTGGTATTCCAGAAATTGTTGTCACAACTTTTACAG gttgGCTTTTTGGATTAACTTTTGTTGATCAACATATTGATAAAGAAATTGTATTGGAATcatcaaacataattttaaatgatgaaaaacaaaaaatattagatataag GACTGAAGTAAGTGATCTGGAAAGACAAGTTGCTATagaaagaaataaatatttggaattCACCCAAAAAAGTTCAAGACCCTCTGTTTTACCTTATTTAGCTATTAAGAAttct aTGTTTTTAGATTCAgaaaacttaatttatcatttaataattgaattagaaGCCACTATTGATAATGTTTTATTGCAAtgcaattgtttaattaatttgattgatgttgaaaataataataacgcagtTGTAAGCAAGAGTAAATGTAAAGAAGAG gacagtaataaattattgattacatACAGATGTCAATTAAACACGACAAAATTAGAATTGAAAATGTGGTCACACGAAGGTGATCATGGaattttaactgcttatattaCACCTTTATTACAACCTAAATGTTGTCAAGTCTGTAAATTTCCTATCAAGCCACTTTTATATCATcaaagaactaaaaaaaatatagt ctATCAACCTCAGAGTTTTTTGACACTATCTGGTGGATTTAGTCTTTCAGAAGCTCATTTGTGGATTTCAAACTGCTTGCCAGGTTTTCCTGAAAAACCAGCTTCTCAAGAAAACTTAGAATATTCTtttgaatcaataatattagatacagTTTTATTGTGTGCTTATAG tcGAGGATCAATAAACATAAAGACTGACAATATTACTGCGATTGCAATCCTCAAGGACAACTTCAGTAGAGATGCtacaaggaaaaatattaaattggacATGACTTACG AAATATCAGAAGGTAGTTTAATATTGATGATTGATGCAATTGTTTCTAAATTGAAAACTGACataaaaaatgacaaaacaTTGAAGCTtattaatgctataaaacaacTATCAGTCAATCCTAATACAAATGGAGAATCACTCACAAAAGAGTATTTACTGATGATTTCCAATgaagacaaattaaaaaaagaagcaTCTCAGAGACCATCACGCATGCAGCGTTTACAAG CTATTATGTTGGCATTGTTTGACGATTGGCACAAATTGAAAGGGTTAAATGTGAAGCCTAACTCACGAGAGGATTTACAAGAAGCTCTACAGACAAGCAATACATTGGATTCATTAATTAGCatgtttgaactttaa
- the LOC132921937 gene encoding Bardet-Biedl syndrome 7 protein homolog isoform X2 encodes MKLDYTLLGMVSSNCMKVLPISQNDEAEKKTQKIIVGDQEGIVQMFQIRKGKINMLFKTLPLEKITEVCLGGTLGTVQDKIFLSMGTSVRGYTKKGRMFLSFDTGLLESIKCMYVTGNELLVSGKHIFNHFNDCKDISTYLCPEVINSIITLDVIKMQGVMPILACADLCIRILEGSTVKEIFYLSSEPICLHLMKNNGGSYGNELLVGLQSGHVVLLKIEKNASTSILWELITQSKQGAITCIDCYEFNGEDHLLIGRQSGSVEVYSLESHSVPIEKYKYSCSESITSIQGGAIRSFGIPEIVVTTFTGWLFGLTFVDQHIDKEIVLESSNIILNDEKQKILDIRTEVSDLERQVAIERNKYLEFTQKSSRPSVLPYLAIKNSMFLDSENLIYHLIIELEATIDNVLLQCNCLINLIDVENNNNAVVSKSKCKEEDSNKLLITYRCQLNTTKLELKMWSHEGDHGILTAYITPLLQPKCCQVCKFPIKPLLYHQRTKKNIVYQPQSFLTLSGGFSLSEAHLWISNCLPGFPEKPASQENLEYSFESIILDTVLLCAYSRGSINIKTDNITAIAILKDNFSRDATRKNIKLDMTYEISEGSLILMIDAIVSKLKTDIKNDKTLKLINAIKQLSVNPNTNGESLTKEYLLMISNEDKLKKEASQRPSRMQRLQAIMLALFDDWHKLKGLNVKPNSREDLQEALQTSNTLDSLISMFEL; translated from the exons ATGAA ACTAGATTACACATTGTTAGGCATGGTTTCTTCTAATTGTATGAAAGTTTTGCCAATTTCTCAAAATGATGAAGCTGAAAAGAAGACACAAAAA ATCATTGTTGGCGATCAAGAAGGAATTGTTCAAATGTTTCAAATCCGCAAAGGAAAAATTAACATGTTATTTAAAACACTACCTTTAGAAAAAATAACTGAAGTTTGTTTAGGAGGAACTCttg GTACTGttcaagataaaatatttttgtcaatgGGTACATCTGTTCGCGGATATACTAAAAAAGGTCGAATGTTTCTTAGTTTTGATACTGGATTATTGGAATCAATTAAATGCAT gtaTGTTACTGGGAATGAACTTTTGGTATCGGGGAAACATATATTTAACCACTTTAATGATTGCAAAGATATTAGCACTTATTTATGTCCAGAAGTAATTAATAGCATTATAACATTAGATGTAATAAAG atgcAAGGTGTAATGCCTATTCTAGCATGTGCTGATTTATGTATTAGAATACTTGAAGGTTCAACTgtgaaagaaatattttatttgtcatcAGAACCAATTTGTTTGcatttaatgaaaaacaatgGTGGTTCATATGGAAATGAATTATTAGTGGGACTTCAAAGCGGGCATGTTGTACTTCTTAAAAtagaaaa aaATGCTTCTACTAGTATACTTTGGGAACTTATAACTCAATCAAAACAAGGAGCCATAACATGTATTGATTGTTATGAATTTAACGGAGAAGATCATCTTTTAATTGGGCGCCAGAGTGGATCGGTTGAGGTTTATTCATTAGAATCACATTCTGTtcctattgaaaaatataaatat agttGTTCAGAAAGTATAACTTCAATTCAAGGTGGAGCTATAAGAAGTTTTGGTATTCCAGAAATTGTTGTCACAACTTTTACAG gttgGCTTTTTGGATTAACTTTTGTTGATCAACATATTGATAAAGAAATTGTATTGGAATcatcaaacataattttaaatgatgaaaaacaaaaaatattagatataag GACTGAAGTAAGTGATCTGGAAAGACAAGTTGCTATagaaagaaataaatatttggaattCACCCAAAAAAGTTCAAGACCCTCTGTTTTACCTTATTTAGCTATTAAGAAttct aTGTTTTTAGATTCAgaaaacttaatttatcatttaataattgaattagaaGCCACTATTGATAATGTTTTATTGCAAtgcaattgtttaattaatttgattgatgttgaaaataataataacgcagtTGTAAGCAAGAGTAAATGTAAAGAAGAG gacagtaataaattattgattacatACAGATGTCAATTAAACACGACAAAATTAGAATTGAAAATGTGGTCACACGAAGGTGATCATGGaattttaactgcttatattaCACCTTTATTACAACCTAAATGTTGTCAAGTCTGTAAATTTCCTATCAAGCCACTTTTATATCATcaaagaactaaaaaaaatatagt ctATCAACCTCAGAGTTTTTTGACACTATCTGGTGGATTTAGTCTTTCAGAAGCTCATTTGTGGATTTCAAACTGCTTGCCAGGTTTTCCTGAAAAACCAGCTTCTCAAGAAAACTTAGAATATTCTtttgaatcaataatattagatacagTTTTATTGTGTGCTTATAG tcGAGGATCAATAAACATAAAGACTGACAATATTACTGCGATTGCAATCCTCAAGGACAACTTCAGTAGAGATGCtacaaggaaaaatattaaattggacATGACTTACG AAATATCAGAAGGTAGTTTAATATTGATGATTGATGCAATTGTTTCTAAATTGAAAACTGACataaaaaatgacaaaacaTTGAAGCTtattaatgctataaaacaacTATCAGTCAATCCTAATACAAATGGAGAATCACTCACAAAAGAGTATTTACTGATGATTTCCAATgaagacaaattaaaaaaagaagcaTCTCAGAGACCATCACGCATGCAGCGTTTACAAG CTATTATGTTGGCATTGTTTGACGATTGGCACAAATTGAAAGGGTTAAATGTGAAGCCTAACTCACGAGAGGATTTACAAGAAGCTCTACAGACAAGCAATACATTGGATTCATTAATTAGCatgtttgaactttaa
- the LOC132921938 gene encoding GDP-D-glucose phosphorylase 1 isoform X1 gives MFCYDDKDLIFTTSWKSLSVYSKFDESLKILWREKEDEGLFRYKYKEENVIVLPGKYGFLAVLNIDRGTKRRKPNIFTSVLEPFNDNLFNFTKVNPGEYLFKFNNLSSNNSSDTDDILAINTSPLGDFHSLILPKINSKLPQVINEYSLNIAIQLLLLSASPAIRVGFNSLCAFASVNHLHLHLYYLQYKMYLEYCDIEHFSGPCHKIIDFPSKGFVFVLKSGDLLSNFVNFYHD, from the exons ATGTTTTGTTACGACGAcaaagatttaatatttacaacatcATGGAAATCATTGTCTGTTTATTCGAAATTTGATGAATCTTTGAAAATACTGTGGAGAGAAAAGGAAGATGAAGGGCTATTTAGGTACAAATATAAAGAAGAAAATGTGATTGTATTGCCTGGAAAGTATGGGTTTCTTGCAGtt cTGAACATCGATAGAGGTACTAAACGTCGTAAACCAAACATATTTACAAGTGTATTAGAACCTTTTAATGACAATTTGTTCAATTTTACCAAAGTTAATCCAGgagaatatttattcaaatttaataatttatcaagtaaTAATTCTTCTG ATACAGATGATATCTTAGCAATAAATACAAGTCCTTTGGGAGATTTTCATTCATTAATTTTACCAAAAATCAATAGTAAACTACCACaagttattaatgaatatagtttaaatattgcaATTCAATTGTTACTGCTAAGTGCATCTCC GGCAATACGCGTTGGATTTAATAGTTTATGTGCTTTTGCTTCAGTGAACCATCTTCATTTACATTTGTATtacttacaatataaaatgtaccttgAGTATTGT gaCATAGAACATTTTAGTGGTCCTTGTCATAAGATTATAGATTTTCCTTCCAAAGGATTTGTATTTGTACTTAAAAGTGGTGACTTGCTGTCCAATTTCGtcaa TTTTTATCATGATTAA